Proteins encoded within one genomic window of uncultured Draconibacterium sp.:
- the hemA gene encoding glutamyl-tRNA reductase → MIGLLGLNHKTAPIKVREKFVFCEEDVKRFVPQLIDAGINGAIVVSTCNRTEIYFDYTEKDVFDCASTLAKMLFEWRKADKSVGSHFYHKFQDEASEHLFRVASGLDSMALGEYQIVGQLKDAFAIAEKYELHSPTLIRLFNKAFEAGKKVRTETALSKGAVSISYAAVELANKKLHNLSSHPTLLLGAGQTGELTLQNLLKKGCDKFTIINRTAEKAQELSKRYKGVAKDFSELQDELVHNDIVITSTASKKPLITKEMVAQVMVERQNKPMFFVDLSVPHNVAPDVAEIENVYVNDIDDLNAVVDKTFDIRKGEIEKAESIIAEFVSDFTDWQFTRNLTPTFQSISDNFRKINEAELEGFIKRQSNDNTEEASMYADHITNKFIRLMIKNVKSITDNGRNKEYIELVNDLFKIAP, encoded by the coding sequence ATGATAGGATTACTTGGATTAAACCACAAAACGGCTCCGATAAAAGTTCGGGAAAAATTCGTGTTTTGCGAAGAGGATGTGAAGCGTTTTGTGCCGCAATTAATCGACGCAGGAATAAACGGTGCTATCGTGGTTTCGACATGCAACCGTACCGAAATATATTTTGACTACACAGAAAAAGACGTTTTTGATTGTGCATCAACATTAGCCAAAATGCTTTTTGAATGGAGAAAAGCGGATAAAAGTGTGGGATCGCATTTCTATCACAAATTCCAGGATGAAGCATCAGAGCATTTATTTCGTGTTGCATCAGGGCTCGACTCGATGGCGCTGGGCGAATACCAGATTGTGGGTCAGCTAAAAGACGCTTTTGCCATTGCCGAAAAATATGAATTGCACAGCCCGACTTTAATTCGATTGTTTAACAAAGCTTTCGAGGCCGGGAAAAAGGTAAGAACCGAAACCGCACTTTCGAAAGGAGCAGTTTCAATTAGTTACGCTGCCGTAGAACTGGCTAACAAAAAACTGCATAACCTGAGTTCGCATCCCACATTGTTACTTGGAGCGGGTCAAACCGGCGAACTAACGCTGCAAAACCTGTTGAAAAAAGGTTGCGACAAGTTTACCATCATTAACCGCACAGCGGAAAAAGCACAGGAACTGTCCAAACGTTACAAAGGTGTAGCAAAGGATTTTTCTGAACTGCAAGATGAATTGGTTCACAACGATATTGTAATCACATCAACCGCATCAAAAAAGCCACTTATTACCAAAGAAATGGTGGCACAGGTAATGGTTGAAAGACAAAACAAACCGATGTTTTTTGTTGATCTTTCGGTGCCTCATAATGTTGCACCCGATGTGGCAGAAATCGAAAATGTTTATGTTAACGATATCGACGATCTGAATGCCGTTGTGGATAAAACATTTGACATTCGCAAAGGTGAAATCGAAAAAGCAGAAAGTATTATTGCCGAGTTTGTAAGTGATTTTACTGACTGGCAATTCACCCGTAATTTAACTCCGACTTTTCAAAGTATCAGCGATAATTTCAGGAAAATAAATGAAGCGGAACTGGAAGGTTTTATCAAACGACAGTCGAACGACAACACGGAAGAGGCTTCGATGTATGCCGACCACATTACCAATAAATTTATTCGCCTGATGATAAAAAACGTAAAATCGATTACCGATAACGGGCGCAATAAAGAATACATCGAATTGGTTAACGACCTGTTCAAGATTGCTCCATGA
- a CDS encoding response regulator transcription factor → MKILIIEDEIALSDAIFQYLTDEGYVCETAYDYNTAAEHIDIHFYDCILVDINLPGGSGLDLIRQVKKDNKKMGIIIISARDSLENRIEGLEIGADNYLTKPFHLAELNAHLKSINRRINFDGDNHILVNEIKILPDSHQVFVNEKELQLTKKEYELLQFFIANKNKVITKTGLAQHLWGDYMDIADSYDFIYGHIKNLRKKLIKKGCTDYIKTIYGVGYKFDLNLE, encoded by the coding sequence ATGAAGATTCTCATAATTGAAGACGAAATAGCTTTATCCGACGCCATTTTTCAGTACCTGACCGATGAAGGTTATGTTTGTGAAACAGCCTACGATTACAATACAGCTGCCGAGCATATTGATATCCATTTTTACGATTGTATTTTGGTAGATATCAACTTGCCGGGCGGCAGTGGACTCGATCTCATCCGCCAGGTAAAAAAGGATAATAAGAAAATGGGAATTATCATTATTTCAGCACGCGACTCATTGGAAAACAGAATTGAAGGACTTGAGATTGGTGCAGATAATTACCTCACCAAACCTTTTCATTTGGCAGAATTAAACGCACACCTGAAATCGATTAACCGGCGAATTAATTTCGATGGCGACAATCACATTTTGGTGAACGAAATAAAAATCCTCCCCGATTCGCACCAGGTTTTTGTAAACGAAAAAGAGTTACAACTTACTAAAAAAGAATACGAATTACTGCAGTTTTTTATCGCCAACAAAAACAAGGTAATAACCAAAACCGGTTTGGCACAGCATCTTTGGGGCGATTACATGGACATTGCCGATTCGTACGATTTTATTTACGGACACATTAAAAACCTCCGCAAAAAACTGATTAAAAAAGGATGCACCGATTATATAAAAACCATTTACGGTGTGGGGTATAAATTTGATTTAAACCTGGAATAA
- the hemC gene encoding hydroxymethylbilane synthase, with protein sequence MKHIIRIGTRGSKLALYQAYRVKDELAPKFPEKQFEIVVIKTKGDKILDVPLSKIGDKGLFTKELEVAMFNNEIDMAVHSLKDLPTIFPEGTKLGAVLERGTVNDALVSKDHLKLSELTSEHTIATSSLRRKAQLLRLNPDFNIVEIRGNVNTRIRKMNEGYCDAMIMAGAGLQRLEMDEAITEILDPETMIPACGQGAIAIEIKDNDPEIEAIIAQINHKETMITSSAERVFLNTLEGGCQIPVGSTCKVEGDQVKITGFVASIDGSKFLRETVRGPVENANEMARNLANKLFNADGKEILEAIRTENLPVANTALPLKDKVIISTRPADIHDDLPELLTKAGASVVSLPMIQIEETQLTAAEKKSLQNLDQYQWVIFTSKNGVVSFFKQLIETAGNTTLPTNLKIAVIGKNTAAELDYYGYAPYFTANENTSDGLLKELQGKHNLQNQNILLALGNLAGDKLETELSKSNSVTRINTYQTVKPSGADSKILDTISNDNYDLIVFTSPSTFNNFCQFYGTENISKVKMASIGEVTSEAIRQGGAKPLFTAEKSNAEGLYKAIIDYYQTK encoded by the coding sequence ATGAAACATATAATTCGCATTGGTACACGAGGCAGTAAGCTGGCCTTATATCAGGCTTATAGGGTAAAAGATGAACTGGCACCAAAATTCCCTGAAAAGCAATTTGAGATTGTCGTTATAAAAACAAAAGGCGACAAAATTTTAGATGTTCCGTTGTCAAAAATCGGCGACAAAGGACTTTTTACCAAAGAGCTGGAAGTGGCCATGTTCAATAACGAAATCGACATGGCCGTGCACAGTTTAAAAGACCTTCCAACTATTTTTCCTGAAGGAACAAAACTGGGCGCCGTTTTGGAAAGAGGCACCGTTAACGATGCACTGGTCAGCAAAGATCATTTAAAACTTTCGGAACTCACTTCGGAGCATACAATCGCAACTTCAAGTTTACGACGCAAAGCACAACTGTTACGTTTGAATCCCGATTTTAATATCGTTGAGATCAGAGGAAACGTAAACACACGCATCCGTAAAATGAATGAAGGTTACTGCGATGCCATGATCATGGCAGGAGCCGGATTACAACGTTTGGAAATGGATGAAGCAATTACCGAAATTCTTGATCCGGAAACAATGATCCCGGCATGCGGACAAGGTGCAATTGCCATCGAAATAAAAGATAATGATCCGGAGATTGAAGCAATAATTGCTCAAATCAATCACAAGGAAACGATGATAACAAGTTCGGCAGAACGTGTGTTTTTGAATACTTTGGAAGGCGGTTGCCAGATTCCGGTGGGAAGTACTTGTAAAGTTGAAGGCGATCAGGTAAAAATTACAGGTTTTGTTGCCAGCATCGACGGAAGTAAATTCCTGAGAGAAACAGTTCGCGGACCGGTTGAAAATGCCAATGAAATGGCGAGAAATCTGGCCAACAAATTATTCAATGCCGATGGAAAAGAAATTCTTGAAGCCATTCGAACAGAGAATTTACCGGTTGCAAACACAGCGCTTCCGTTAAAAGACAAGGTGATAATTTCAACTCGTCCGGCCGATATACACGATGACCTTCCGGAGTTACTAACAAAAGCCGGTGCTTCGGTTGTTTCGCTGCCCATGATTCAAATTGAAGAGACACAACTCACTGCTGCAGAAAAGAAATCTTTACAGAATCTTGATCAGTACCAGTGGGTAATTTTCACCAGTAAAAATGGCGTTGTAAGTTTCTTTAAACAACTGATTGAAACAGCAGGCAATACCACTTTGCCTACAAATTTAAAAATTGCTGTGATCGGTAAAAACACTGCAGCCGAACTGGATTATTACGGTTATGCTCCATATTTTACGGCAAACGAAAATACATCCGACGGCCTGTTAAAAGAATTACAGGGAAAACACAATCTGCAAAACCAAAATATTTTACTGGCTCTTGGAAATCTGGCCGGTGATAAACTGGAAACGGAATTATCAAAATCAAATTCAGTTACCCGCATAAATACGTATCAAACAGTAAAACCATCGGGAGCTGATTCAAAAATACTGGATACGATTTCGAATGACAATTACGATCTGATCGTATTTACAAGTCCATCCACTTTTAATAATTTCTGCCAATTTTACGGTACCGAAAATATTTCGAAAGTGAAAATGGCCAGCATTGGAGAAGTAACTTCAGAGGCCATTCGACAAGGTGGTGCCAAGCCACTTTTTACTGCAGAAAAATCGAATGCTGAAGGACTTTACAAAGCAATAATCGACTATTATCAAACAAAATAA
- a CDS encoding HAMP domain-containing sensor histidine kinase has product MKLLTKISLNFLSISLFIFLTGLVVFYFVLRQQVNQNINVELQKRQTSIQNELKSAHGATTAPTDFEKKVEITPIPANQNPVAGYSDTLIVDNATGVYTAYRQLQFVSEIGGQKFLVKIFKSHAETDNLIVRIILTMTLLVVALIIGLLILNRHISQKTLKSFYNTINKIKQYDLNTHEDFQLKESDIKEFNELNKVLISMTERIKDDYYNLKEYTENASHELQTPIAVIISKMELLLQSECMQEKELKTISDAYEASTRLSRLTNTLLLLSKIGNRQFPEVKKIDLTQIIGTQLSFLEDVIESKKISVESPDKQYFVEMNPYLADILIANLLKNAIRHNFKNGSISITANEKQLTIANSGEKIQGTADDIFKRFYKSSSSDSSVGLGLAIVQKICEVSGFKALYSYENNLHNFSIIFAPETNNFEV; this is encoded by the coding sequence ATGAAACTACTTACTAAAATAAGTCTTAATTTCCTCTCCATTTCGCTTTTCATTTTCCTTACCGGATTAGTGGTTTTTTATTTTGTACTTCGCCAACAGGTAAACCAAAACATAAATGTTGAGTTGCAAAAACGCCAAACCAGCATTCAGAACGAATTAAAATCGGCACACGGAGCAACAACCGCACCAACCGATTTTGAGAAAAAAGTTGAAATAACTCCGATTCCTGCTAACCAAAATCCGGTTGCAGGTTATTCCGACACACTTATTGTGGACAATGCAACAGGCGTTTACACCGCTTATCGTCAACTGCAGTTTGTATCCGAGATTGGCGGGCAAAAATTCCTGGTGAAGATTTTTAAATCGCACGCCGAAACCGACAACCTTATCGTTCGAATTATTTTAACGATGACCCTTCTGGTAGTCGCGCTTATTATCGGGCTATTGATATTAAACCGGCACATTTCGCAAAAAACCTTAAAATCGTTTTACAACACCATCAACAAGATAAAACAATACGACCTGAACACCCACGAAGATTTTCAGCTAAAAGAGAGCGATATCAAGGAATTTAACGAATTGAACAAGGTGCTTATTTCGATGACGGAGCGCATAAAAGATGACTATTATAACCTGAAAGAATACACCGAAAATGCCTCGCACGAATTGCAAACACCCATTGCCGTGATCATCTCGAAAATGGAGCTGCTTTTGCAATCTGAATGTATGCAGGAGAAAGAACTAAAAACGATTAGCGATGCCTATGAAGCGTCCACCCGGCTTTCACGCCTGACAAATACGTTGTTGCTTCTTTCAAAGATCGGAAACCGGCAATTTCCCGAAGTCAAAAAAATCGACTTAACACAAATCATCGGCACACAGCTTTCTTTCCTTGAGGATGTCATCGAAAGCAAAAAGATCTCGGTTGAAAGTCCCGACAAACAATATTTTGTTGAAATGAATCCCTACCTCGCCGACATACTGATTGCCAACCTGTTAAAAAATGCCATCCGCCACAACTTTAAAAATGGTTCTATTTCAATAACTGCAAACGAAAAGCAACTTACAATTGCCAACAGTGGCGAAAAAATTCAGGGAACCGCTGACGATATTTTCAAACGATTTTACAAATCATCTTCCTCCGACAGTTCGGTTGGACTGGGACTGGCCATCGTTCAGAAAATATGCGAAGTTTCGGGTTTTAAGGCCCTTTATTCCTATGAGAATAATCTACACAATTTTAGTATTATTTTCGCCCCGGAAACAAACAATTTTGAAGTCTGA
- the hemB gene encoding porphobilinogen synthase has product MLFPETRLRRLRYNSVLRDMVTETKLSVDDLVMPLFVCAGTNIRNPISSMPGNFQLSVENLVEECKDVAASGVKAVLLFGIPAEKDEDGTVACQHNGIVQQAIRAIKAELPEMYIIADVCNCEYTTHGHCGTIIDGDVDNDTTLETLAAQSVSLAEAGADMIAPSDMMDGRVGRIREALDDNKFEKIPIMAYSAKYASGFYGPFREAAESAPKFGNRATYQMNPANSDEAIREVELDIAEGADIVMVKPALSFLDIIYRVKTEFKMPTAAYNVSGEFSMLKAAEEKDWIDGARVMMEILTSIKRAGADIIITYSAVDAAKILNGIKG; this is encoded by the coding sequence ATGCTATTTCCTGAAACAAGATTACGAAGATTAAGATATAATTCGGTTTTACGCGACATGGTGACCGAAACAAAACTATCGGTTGACGATTTGGTGATGCCACTTTTTGTTTGTGCCGGAACCAACATTCGCAATCCGATCAGCTCAATGCCGGGCAACTTTCAATTGTCGGTTGAGAACCTGGTTGAAGAATGTAAAGATGTTGCTGCATCAGGAGTGAAAGCAGTTCTTTTGTTTGGTATTCCTGCCGAAAAAGACGAAGATGGAACAGTTGCTTGTCAGCACAACGGGATTGTACAGCAAGCCATTCGTGCCATAAAAGCCGAACTCCCTGAAATGTACATTATTGCCGATGTGTGTAACTGCGAATACACCACGCATGGACACTGCGGAACCATCATTGATGGCGACGTGGATAACGATACCACACTTGAAACATTGGCGGCACAATCGGTATCGCTGGCAGAAGCCGGTGCTGACATGATTGCTCCAAGCGATATGATGGACGGACGTGTTGGGCGAATCCGTGAAGCATTGGACGACAATAAATTTGAGAAAATTCCGATTATGGCTTATTCGGCAAAATATGCATCGGGTTTTTACGGGCCATTCCGTGAAGCTGCCGAAAGTGCGCCGAAATTTGGCAACCGCGCTACTTACCAAATGAATCCGGCCAATTCAGATGAAGCTATTCGCGAGGTAGAACTCGACATTGCCGAAGGTGCCGATATTGTTATGGTAAAACCGGCGCTCTCATTCCTCGATATTATTTACCGCGTAAAAACAGAATTCAAAATGCCAACAGCTGCTTATAATGTTAGTGGCGAATTCTCAATGCTTAAGGCGGCCGAAGAAAAGGATTGGATTGACGGCGCACGCGTAATGATGGAAATTCTTACGTCGATAAAAAGAGCCGGCGCCGATATTATTATTACGTATTCAGCTGTTGACGCAGCGAAAATTTTGAATGGAATAAAAGGATAG
- the hemL gene encoding glutamate-1-semialdehyde 2,1-aminomutase produces the protein MQFSKSIEAFKQAQQSIPGGVNSPVRAFKSVNLNPVFIDSAKGSQIVDIDGNQYTDFVSSWGPLIFGHAHPEIVSAINEAAQKGTSYGAPTLYETEMAELIVEMMPSIEKVRMVNSGTEATMSAIRLARGYTGREKIVKFVGNYHGHGDSFLIKAGSGAITLGLPDSPGVTAGNAKDTLLANYNDLASVEQLFEEDGKNIAAIIVEPVAGNMGVVLPEKGFLEGLREIATQNGALLIFDEVITGFRLAKGGAQEYFNVMPDITTLGKIIGGGLPVGAYGGKKEIMDQLAPNGPIYQAGTLSGNPLAMAAGSTMLKLILNTADFYPELERKAKKLEDGIRYNLKQTGVKAVLNRVRSMMTLFFTDEEKVSSYDEAMSADTTRYAEYFKLSLESGIYIAPSQFECLFVSYAHTDEDIDNIISANLNALKDIKD, from the coding sequence ATGCAGTTTTCAAAAAGTATAGAAGCATTCAAACAAGCTCAGCAAAGTATTCCGGGTGGTGTAAATTCTCCGGTGCGGGCTTTTAAAAGTGTTAATTTAAACCCGGTTTTTATCGACAGCGCCAAAGGCTCACAAATTGTCGATATCGACGGAAATCAATACACGGATTTTGTGTCATCGTGGGGGCCACTGATTTTTGGTCATGCCCACCCTGAGATTGTTTCGGCTATTAACGAAGCCGCACAAAAAGGAACCAGTTATGGCGCTCCTACTTTGTACGAAACCGAAATGGCGGAGTTGATCGTTGAAATGATGCCTTCGATAGAAAAAGTGCGCATGGTGAACTCGGGAACTGAGGCTACAATGAGCGCCATTCGTTTGGCACGTGGTTACACAGGCCGCGAGAAAATTGTAAAGTTTGTGGGTAATTACCACGGACACGGCGACAGTTTCCTTATCAAAGCCGGTTCGGGAGCTATCACTTTGGGTTTACCCGATAGCCCGGGCGTAACTGCCGGAAATGCAAAAGATACGCTGCTAGCCAATTATAACGATTTGGCTTCGGTAGAACAACTTTTTGAAGAAGACGGTAAAAATATAGCCGCAATTATCGTTGAGCCGGTTGCCGGAAACATGGGTGTTGTTCTTCCTGAAAAAGGATTTTTGGAAGGTCTGCGCGAAATCGCCACACAAAATGGCGCACTGCTAATTTTTGACGAGGTGATCACCGGTTTCCGCCTGGCAAAAGGTGGCGCACAGGAATATTTTAATGTAATGCCCGACATTACCACGCTTGGTAAAATTATTGGCGGAGGATTGCCGGTTGGGGCTTATGGTGGTAAAAAAGAAATCATGGATCAGCTGGCGCCAAACGGTCCGATCTACCAGGCAGGAACCCTGTCGGGAAATCCGCTGGCAATGGCAGCCGGAAGTACCATGCTGAAATTGATTTTGAACACCGCCGACTTCTACCCTGAACTGGAGCGCAAAGCCAAAAAGCTGGAAGACGGAATTCGCTACAACCTGAAACAAACAGGTGTTAAAGCTGTGTTGAATCGTGTGAGATCGATGATGACCCTATTTTTCACCGACGAAGAGAAAGTGAGCTCGTACGACGAAGCAATGAGTGCAGATACTACGCGTTATGCCGAATATTTCAAACTCTCGCTGGAGAGTGGCATCTACATTGCGCCTTCGCAGTTTGAATGTTTGTTTGTTTCGTACGCTCACACCGACGAAGACATCGACAACATTATCAGTGCCAATTTAAACGCCTTAAAAGACATAAAAGATTGA